In Carassius auratus strain Wakin unplaced genomic scaffold, ASM336829v1 scaf_tig00000876, whole genome shotgun sequence, the following proteins share a genomic window:
- the LOC113069091 gene encoding guanylyl cyclase-activating protein 2-like, whose product MGQRLSEDSDDKEIDVAELQEWYKKFVIECPSGTLFMHEFKSFFGVTGNPEAADYIENMFRAFDKNGDNTIDFLEYVAALNLVLRGKLEHKLKWTFKMYDKDGSGCIDKTELREIVESIYRLKKACHGELDEECTLLTPDQVVDRIFELVDENGDGELSLDEFIDGARRDKWVMKMLQMDVNPGDWINEQRSRSANF is encoded by the exons ATGGGTCAGCGACTCAGTGAGGATTCGGACGATAAAGAGATTGATGTTGCTGAACTGCAGGAGTGGTATAAAAAGTTTGTGATTGAGTGTCCGAGCGGGACGCTCTTCATGCACGAGTTCAAGAGCTTCTTTGGTGTAACGGGAAACCCAGAAGCAGCTGATTATATAGAAAACATGTTTCGTGCTTTTGATAAAAATGGG gACAACACTATTGATTTTCTGGAATACGTTGCAGCCTTGAATCTAGTGCTGCGAGGAAAGTTGGAGCACAAACTGAAATGGACTTTTAAAATGTACGACAAGGACGGGAGCGGCTGCATCGACAAAACAGAGCTCAGGGAGATTGTGGAG TCAATCTACCGACTAAAGAAAGCCTGCCATGGTGAACTTGATGAAGAGTGTACCCTACTGACCCCAGATCAGGTGGTGGACCGAATATTTGAGCTAGTGGATGAGAATGGAGAtg GGGAGTTGTCTCTGGACGAGTTCATCGATGGGGCACGACGTGACAAATGGGTCATGAAGATGCTGCAAATGGACGTGAACCCTGGGGACTGGATCAATGAACAGAGGAGCCGCAGCGCCAACTTCTGA